Proteins found in one Campylobacter concisus genomic segment:
- a CDS encoding sulfate/molybdate ABC transporter ATP-binding protein: MIEISCKKELNGGGRKFLLEADLSFENGDFVALYGASGGGKTTILRLIAGFEAPQSGFIKVGDKIFFDEKTNLAPQKRNIGFLFQDYALFENMNVFKNLLFAKNDLALANKLLDICGLTSLKNAKISTLSGGQKQRVALARAVMRKPEILLLDEPLSALDNAMREKLQDYLLALHDEFKMSIILVSHDIAEIYKLCNKVFVLENGKISRSGSASEIFLKSAGSQKFAFNAKILEIKKRDAIYVANVLINRQICEVVLSSSEAMNLKVGDMVVVSTKAFSVNLEKA; encoded by the coding sequence ATGATAGAAATTTCTTGTAAAAAAGAGCTAAATGGCGGTGGCAGAAAATTTTTACTTGAGGCAGACCTTAGCTTTGAAAATGGCGATTTTGTTGCACTTTATGGAGCAAGCGGTGGCGGAAAGACTACTATTTTACGCTTGATCGCTGGCTTTGAAGCACCACAAAGTGGCTTTATAAAGGTTGGAGATAAAATTTTCTTTGATGAAAAGACAAATTTGGCTCCACAAAAGCGAAATATTGGCTTTTTATTTCAAGACTATGCACTTTTTGAAAATATGAATGTCTTTAAAAATTTACTCTTTGCAAAAAATGATCTAGCTCTAGCGAACAAGCTTCTTGATATTTGCGGCCTAACAAGTCTAAAAAATGCAAAAATTAGCACTCTTTCTGGCGGTCAAAAGCAACGCGTTGCTTTGGCTCGTGCGGTTATGAGAAAGCCTGAAATTTTACTACTTGATGAGCCGTTAAGTGCGCTTGATAATGCTATGCGTGAGAAACTTCAAGACTATTTACTAGCACTTCATGATGAGTTTAAGATGAGCATTATTTTAGTAAGCCATGATATCGCTGAAATTTATAAGCTTTGCAATAAAGTCTTTGTCCTTGAAAACGGCAAAATTTCAAGATCAGGTAGCGCAAGTGAGATATTTTTAAAGAGTGCAGGATCGCAGAAATTTGCCTTTAACGCTAAAATTTTAGAGATAAAAAAACGTGATGCTATTTACGTGGCAAATGTATTAATAAACCGTCAAATTTGTGAAGTGGTGCTAAGTAGCAGCGAAGCAATGAATCTAAAAGTAGGCGATATGGTAGTAGTTAGCACAAAAGCATTTAGCGTAAATTTGGAAAAAGCATGA
- a CDS encoding TOBE domain-containing protein, which yields MIRAKIVGILTKDDVSLFELKGLNLEANLFMLVLNEASKFALDDEIDLGFKSSDVILSKDKLSNSSLENELKCVIEAINFGEILSVVSLKCGEIYFEAIISNHALKTMNIGENDEVFAYIKSTSIHISTQK from the coding sequence ATGATAAGAGCAAAGATCGTTGGGATTTTAACTAAAGATGACGTTAGCTTATTTGAGCTAAAGGGTCTAAATTTAGAGGCAAATTTATTTATGCTAGTTTTGAATGAGGCTAGCAAATTCGCCTTAGATGATGAGATTGACTTAGGTTTTAAAAGCTCCGATGTTATCTTGTCAAAAGACAAACTAAGTAATAGCTCGCTTGAAAACGAGCTAAAATGCGTGATTGAAGCTATAAATTTTGGTGAAATTTTAAGTGTTGTTAGCTTAAAGTGTGGCGAAATTTACTTTGAAGCTATTATCTCAAATCACGCATTAAAAACTATGAACATAGGTGAAAACGATGAAGTCTTTGCCTATATAAAATCTACAAGCATTCACATAAGTACTCAAAAATGA
- the modA gene encoding molybdate ABC transporter substrate-binding protein — protein sequence MKKVFKFLCVAALLVINAFGAEVNVYAAANTTYAFPELIKEFNKLHPDAKINLTLGASGGLVTQIQNSAPADIFMAADMGFAQKAYDTGFASTEPKVYAQGAVAIFSIRNVDFKKGIEVVRGLKAISIANPQTAPYGKASIEALKNAKLYDEVEKNIVYAQKISETLSQALSASDVGFIAASALFDEKMSKYKEGVNYIFVPQELYTPIDQGIVLLKHAEKNDDAKAFYEFILGDKSREIFKKFGYNVPAK from the coding sequence ATGAAAAAAGTTTTTAAATTTTTATGTGTGGCGGCTTTGCTTGTCATAAACGCATTTGGCGCTGAAGTAAATGTATATGCTGCAGCAAACACAACATACGCATTTCCAGAGCTTATAAAAGAGTTTAATAAGCTTCATCCAGATGCCAAAATCAACCTAACTCTTGGTGCAAGTGGTGGCCTTGTTACACAGATACAAAACTCGGCTCCAGCAGATATATTCATGGCTGCTGATATGGGCTTTGCGCAAAAAGCTTATGACACAGGTTTTGCAAGCACCGAACCAAAAGTTTATGCACAAGGCGCTGTTGCTATTTTTTCTATTAGAAATGTTGATTTCAAAAAAGGTATTGAGGTTGTTCGTGGCCTAAAAGCGATCTCTATCGCAAATCCACAAACTGCACCATACGGCAAAGCTAGTATAGAGGCTCTTAAAAACGCAAAACTTTATGACGAAGTAGAAAAAAATATCGTCTATGCTCAAAAAATTTCTGAAACTCTATCTCAAGCATTAAGTGCTTCTGATGTAGGTTTTATCGCTGCTAGCGCACTTTTTGATGAGAAAATGTCAAAATACAAAGAGGGCGTTAATTACATCTTTGTTCCACAAGAGCTATACACTCCGATCGATCAAGGCATAGTTCTTCTAAAACATGCTGAAAAAAATGATGATGCAAAAGCATTTTATGAGTTTATCTTAGGTGATAAATCAAGAGAAATTTTCAAGAAATTTGGTTATAACGTTCCAGCTAAATGA
- a CDS encoding TOBE domain-containing protein, producing the protein MKADINLELFLGEDTQVLAKHITLLKAIKETKSITKAAELVGISYKNAWDCLDTINNKSSKPLIIRADGNKKNSGSELSEYANKLIKIYDAILETQKDFLQKICQKVDFEDVDIINLQRMNMNLSARNQLSCEIISINRGAVNSQIVAKLSNGCTLESNITVESEKNLGLKVGQKVIYIFKAPAVILARDLDIKISTKNQLKGEVIEAKIGAVNAEITLKLSDEQTLTAIITKDSAMDMQIGVGDTLLAIVKSSQIIIGV; encoded by the coding sequence TTGAAAGCAGATATAAATTTAGAACTATTTTTAGGCGAAGATACACAGGTTTTAGCTAAACATATTACATTATTAAAGGCCATAAAAGAGACAAAAAGTATCACAAAAGCAGCAGAATTGGTTGGTATATCATACAAAAATGCTTGGGACTGCCTTGATACGATAAATAACAAAAGTAGTAAGCCCCTTATCATTAGGGCTGATGGAAATAAGAAAAATAGTGGCTCCGAGCTAAGCGAGTATGCCAATAAACTGATAAAAATTTATGATGCTATTCTTGAGACTCAAAAGGATTTTTTGCAAAAAATTTGTCAAAAAGTAGATTTTGAGGATGTAGACATTATAAATCTTCAAAGAATGAATATGAACTTAAGTGCTAGAAATCAGCTCTCATGTGAGATTATTAGCATAAACCGCGGTGCGGTAAATTCTCAAATAGTCGCAAAACTAAGTAATGGCTGCACGCTTGAGTCAAACATCACGGTTGAAAGTGAGAAAAATTTAGGCCTAAAAGTTGGGCAAAAAGTTATTTATATTTTTAAAGCTCCAGCTGTTATTTTGGCTAGGGATCTAGATATAAAAATAAGCACAAAAAATCAATTAAAAGGCGAGGTGATCGAAGCAAAGATAGGTGCTGTAAACGCTGAAATTACTTTAAAACTAAGCGATGAGCAGACTTTAACTGCTATCATCACAAAAGATAGTGCGATGGATATGCAAATAGGTGTTGGCGATACACTTTTAGCAATAGTAAAATCATCACAAATCATTATAGGAGTTTAA
- a CDS encoding MlaA family lipoprotein, with protein MKFLLSIFFSLLLACANTDINTNSESDEFDVEFEARKDVFDPLSGYNRMMTHANDFIYVNMLTPVAKGYAYVVPKTARTMVSNFFDNLLFPVRFVNNLLQFKFQNAGEETLRFLANTIIGFGGLTDGAKYYNLKAHDEDFGQTLGYWGLGSGFHIVWPLIGPSNLRDTGGMVGDYFADPISYVDPILLSTGIKSYRAFNSFSQDPTAYEKLRKDAIDLYPFLRDAYEQRRDKLIKE; from the coding sequence ATGAAATTTTTGCTTTCTATCTTTTTTAGTTTGCTTTTAGCCTGTGCTAATACGGATATAAATACGAATAGTGAAAGCGATGAATTTGATGTTGAATTTGAAGCAAGAAAAGATGTTTTTGACCCGCTTAGTGGCTACAATAGAATGATGACACATGCAAATGACTTTATCTATGTAAATATGCTAACTCCGGTGGCAAAAGGCTATGCCTATGTTGTGCCAAAAACAGCTAGAACAATGGTTTCAAATTTCTTTGATAATCTGCTTTTCCCAGTTCGCTTTGTAAATAACTTACTTCAGTTTAAATTCCAAAATGCTGGCGAAGAGACATTGAGATTTTTAGCAAATACGATAATAGGTTTTGGCGGACTAACAGACGGAGCAAAATACTACAATCTCAAAGCTCACGATGAAGATTTTGGACAAACGCTTGGATATTGGGGACTTGGCAGCGGTTTTCATATAGTCTGGCCACTTATTGGACCATCAAATTTAAGAGATACTGGTGGCATGGTTGGAGATTATTTTGCTGATCCTATTAGCTACGTTGATCCTATACTTTTATCCACTGGCATCAAGTCATATAGAGCGTTTAATAGCTTTTCACAAGATCCAACTGCTTATGAAAAACTAAGAAAAGATGCTATTGATCTTTATCCATTTTTACGCGATGCTTACGAGCAAAGACGCGACAAGCTTATCAAGGAGTAA
- a CDS encoding ABC transporter substrate-binding protein, which translates to MKILKILTMILLFTTSLFAISKEQIKPEVEMKTTKVIEILKDTNLDNNAKTKEIFALLDPFFDYKQMAKISLGKRYNSLNSDEQVKFDAAFEQKLKSSYIDKLLGYKDQEIHITGESEPQKNRYWLTSELINDGKSYEFVYKFYDAKERGWLIYDLDIVGVSIIQTYRSQFGDVLNNADFNTLLQKLNEAVLPDQNKTNP; encoded by the coding sequence ATGAAAATTTTAAAAATTCTAACTATGATTTTACTTTTTACAACTAGCCTTTTTGCTATTTCAAAAGAGCAGATCAAGCCTGAAGTAGAGATGAAAACAACAAAGGTTATTGAAATTTTAAAAGATACAAATTTAGACAATAATGCAAAAACAAAAGAAATTTTTGCTCTTCTTGATCCATTTTTTGACTATAAGCAAATGGCAAAGATAAGCCTTGGTAAACGTTACAACAGCTTAAATAGCGATGAGCAGGTTAAGTTTGACGCAGCATTTGAGCAAAAACTAAAAAGCTCATACATAGATAAACTTTTAGGGTACAAAGATCAAGAGATACATATAACTGGCGAGAGTGAACCACAAAAAAATAGGTACTGGCTCACATCTGAGCTTATAAATGATGGCAAGAGCTACGAATTTGTCTATAAATTTTATGACGCTAAAGAGCGTGGTTGGCTCATTTACGATCTTGATATCGTTGGTGTAAGCATCATTCAAACATACAGAAGTCAGTTTGGTGATGTGCTAAATAACGCTGATTTTAATACTCTTTTACAAAAGCTAAACGAAGCTGTTTTGCCTGATCAAAATAAAACTAACCCTTAA
- a CDS encoding efflux RND transporter permease subunit has translation MRQIFKFIIAKNKLIIALILALSVVFGYLSTKLSVDASAETLLLEHDPDLKAYREIAKRYDSPGFLVVAFTPKDDLFSSKNLELIKNLGDELAKNDMVNSVISIINIPLLNSVKGGITGILDHTPTLSDKDINISKAKFEFAKSPIYSGNLISKDLKTTAIALNLKQDEKFNELVNERNLLSQKESNGTITQAERLKLEALAYEFKAYRDELRKSDHKNLEAIKATIAKFNANDELFLGGANMIADDMIGFIKSDLLVYGLSVLALLSFSLWLFFRQVRWIVLPMFICAVSAIFTTGIFGMFGWEVTVISSNYIALQLIITISTVIHLVVSYREFYARHPKYSQNQLIYLTLRDKFSPSFWAIFTTVIGFSSLMSADIKPVIMLGIMMSAGISVSLVLAFLLFGAINVNLNKLAPIRTFENSFKFTKYCANLALNSRKIIYVVCALVVCFGVYGISKIKVENSFISYFKESTEIRQGMQVIDTKLGGTIPVDVIVKFKEQKQEKNAEQDEFENEFESNAKDAKYWFNSYHTRVAEKIHDYLKEQKFVGHVSSLATLIKAIKELNNGASDDFLLAAMYEKLPQNYKNILLSPYVSVEDDELRFSIRIVDSDSELRRNLFLKELREGLAQLTKNDNVSIEVAGMMVLYNNMLQNLLSSQVDTFGLTVAILFVIFCFIFRSIKLATIAIVSNLIPLCTLFGVMGFFGIPLDVMSITITAISIGIGVDDIIHYIHRFKEEMLTKSVFESIKVAHASIGYAMYYTSFTIFLGFSVMITSNFIPTIYFGLLTDLVMVFMLLGALIILPSLIASFVKKRDI, from the coding sequence ATGCGACAAATTTTTAAATTTATCATTGCTAAAAACAAGCTTATTATTGCTCTGATTTTAGCTTTAAGCGTAGTTTTTGGCTATCTTAGCACCAAGCTTAGCGTCGATGCATCAGCTGAAACGCTACTGCTTGAGCATGATCCTGACTTAAAAGCTTATAGAGAGATAGCCAAACGCTACGACTCACCCGGATTTTTAGTGGTCGCTTTTACTCCAAAAGATGATCTTTTTTCATCTAAAAATTTAGAACTTATCAAAAATTTAGGCGATGAACTAGCTAAAAACGATATGGTAAATAGCGTCATCTCTATAATAAATATTCCGCTTTTAAATAGTGTAAAAGGCGGGATTACTGGCATCTTAGATCACACTCCAACGCTAAGTGATAAAGATATAAATATCTCAAAAGCAAAGTTTGAGTTTGCCAAAAGTCCGATTTACAGCGGAAATTTGATAAGCAAAGATCTAAAAACAACAGCGATTGCTCTAAATTTAAAACAAGATGAGAAATTTAATGAGCTTGTAAATGAGAGAAATTTACTTAGCCAAAAAGAGTCAAACGGCACTATCACACAAGCTGAGCGACTTAAGCTAGAGGCTCTTGCCTATGAGTTTAAAGCCTACCGAGATGAGCTTAGAAAGAGCGATCACAAAAACCTTGAGGCCATAAAAGCAACCATAGCTAAATTTAACGCAAATGACGAGCTATTCTTAGGCGGTGCAAATATGATCGCTGATGATATGATAGGCTTTATAAAGAGCGATCTTTTAGTCTATGGCTTAAGCGTACTTGCTCTTCTTAGCTTTAGTTTGTGGCTATTTTTCAGGCAGGTTAGATGGATCGTCTTGCCGATGTTTATCTGCGCGGTAAGTGCCATTTTTACGACTGGGATTTTTGGTATGTTTGGCTGGGAAGTGACGGTCATTAGCTCAAACTACATCGCACTTCAGCTCATCATCACCATCTCAACAGTCATCCACCTAGTCGTTAGCTACAGAGAATTTTACGCAAGACATCCAAAATACAGCCAAAATCAGCTCATCTATCTGACACTTCGTGACAAATTTTCTCCATCTTTTTGGGCGATATTTACGACAGTCATTGGCTTTAGCTCACTAATGAGTGCCGATATAAAGCCAGTTATCATGCTTGGCATTATGATGAGTGCTGGCATTAGCGTTTCACTTGTGCTTGCATTTTTGCTATTTGGTGCGATAAATGTAAATTTAAATAAATTAGCTCCCATTAGAACCTTTGAAAATAGCTTTAAATTTACAAAATACTGCGCGAATTTGGCTCTAAACTCAAGAAAGATTATTTACGTAGTTTGCGCTCTAGTTGTCTGCTTTGGTGTTTATGGTATCAGCAAGATAAAGGTTGAAAATAGCTTCATTAGCTACTTTAAAGAAAGCACAGAAATTCGCCAAGGAATGCAAGTCATTGATACCAAGCTTGGCGGCACGATACCAGTTGATGTGATAGTGAAATTTAAAGAGCAAAAACAAGAAAAAAATGCCGAGCAAGATGAGTTTGAAAATGAGTTTGAAAGCAACGCTAAGGATGCAAAATACTGGTTTAATAGCTATCACACAAGGGTTGCTGAGAAGATTCACGACTATTTAAAAGAGCAAAAATTTGTCGGACATGTAAGCTCGCTAGCAACCCTTATAAAAGCCATAAAAGAGCTAAATAACGGTGCGAGTGATGATTTTTTATTAGCTGCGATGTATGAGAAATTACCACAAAATTATAAAAATATCTTATTAAGTCCTTATGTAAGCGTTGAAGATGATGAGCTTAGATTTAGTATAAGGATCGTCGATAGCGACTCCGAGCTTAGACGAAATTTATTTCTAAAAGAGCTTAGAGAAGGGCTAGCACAGCTTACTAAAAATGACAATGTAAGCATAGAAGTGGCCGGCATGATGGTGCTTTATAATAATATGCTTCAAAATTTACTTAGCTCACAAGTTGATACTTTTGGACTAACTGTCGCTATACTTTTTGTCATATTTTGCTTTATTTTTAGAAGCATAAAGCTAGCAACCATTGCGATAGTTTCAAATTTAATCCCGCTTTGCACGCTCTTTGGCGTGATGGGATTTTTTGGTATTCCGCTTGATGTGATGAGTATCACGATCACAGCCATTAGCATTGGTATCGGTGTTGATGATATCATTCACTATATCCACCGCTTTAAAGAAGAAATGCTTACAAAAAGTGTTTTTGAGAGCATTAAAGTCGCACACGCAAGCATCGGATATGCGATGTATTACACATCATTCACTATTTTTCTTGGTTTTAGTGTGATGATAACCAGTAACTTTATCCCGACCATATATTTTGGCTTACTAACCGATCTTGTTATGGTATTTATGCTTCTTGGCGCACTAATCATCTTACCAAGCCTCATTGCAAGCTTTGTAAAAAAGCGCGATATTTAA
- a CDS encoding BON domain-containing protein: MILKFSVFAFLALFFCSCSSVLTPATAPLNVYDAYSISRDKRGIYSITRDKFIQSKLQSKILFSKGLSNIDIEIEVFYGDAYLIGLVDSKELEDKLVELAKSTDGVRKIYTYLRTKKPEYPCDSLKILANLKQNLFKDSIVEGTNIRVSIVGCDVVFSGVVDSIEQEKHAIWYAKHIDGVADVYSFIKVIK; the protein is encoded by the coding sequence CTGATTTTAAAATTTAGCGTTTTTGCATTTTTGGCTCTATTTTTTTGCTCTTGCTCTTCAGTACTAACCCCAGCAACTGCGCCGCTAAATGTATATGATGCATACTCTATTTCACGTGATAAACGTGGTATTTACTCGATCACAAGAGATAAATTTATACAAAGCAAATTGCAAAGCAAAATTTTGTTTTCAAAAGGACTTAGCAATATCGATATCGAGATAGAGGTTTTTTACGGAGATGCTTATCTGATCGGACTTGTTGATAGTAAAGAGCTTGAAGATAAGCTAGTAGAACTAGCCAAAAGTACAGATGGTGTGCGAAAAATTTATACCTATCTTCGTACCAAGAAGCCAGAATATCCATGCGATAGTCTAAAAATTCTTGCAAACTTAAAGCAAAATCTTTTTAAAGATAGTATAGTTGAGGGCACAAATATACGTGTTAGCATCGTTGGCTGTGATGTTGTATTTAGTGGCGTAGTTGATAGCATTGAGCAAGAAAAACATGCTATTTGGTACGCTAAACACATTGACGGCGTGGCCGATGTCTACTCATTCATCAAAGTCATCAAATAA